The following are from one region of the Ptychodera flava strain L36383 chromosome 15, AS_Pfla_20210202, whole genome shotgun sequence genome:
- the LOC139152353 gene encoding four-jointed box protein 1-like: protein MLRTLRRKLGKLCLWAVTATAVTVLWLHSEIESQGEQGSLHTGRLERRVQQLPGDEPNLATRTLASQIRDDRYKDGRSLNGTDTDSRLKTFSQYGFRVVEDGIFWSEELEVLVPAGESDNDWRRTLTSIRNATVLEMYDDAPCGDRTSKKNALIRLSDGNLMCVRYKSSCWLYGEVLSFHLSRFLGFHNVPLVTLSHLNQEHPNWRNPSVQWTMKESGWDEDGTVSLMQWLDDATEDVPVPPFVKGDIKQLNSSDPTLQQLTRDELTILIQYTDMVIFDYLIGHYDRLMFHEFHSDLNQPTHNALRQGNKLWLIDNETAFFFALKLSPAHRLVTMRRFLESVCIFRRKTVERMRTLASDVDSAVEMFTNTLSDWEPTFSAMRDTMSCRILKNWPLLYIDYKQTLRDRIKDVYAHINNCEKAVGS from the exons ATGCTGAGGACGCTCCGACGGAAGCTCGGTAAGCTTTGCCTGTGGGCCGTGACTGCTACAGCCGTTACAGTCCTCTGGCTGCACTCAGAGATAGAGAGTCAAGGCGAACAGGGGAGCCTTCACACGGGTAGACTGGAGAGGAGGGTGCAGCAACTGCCGGGAGACGAACCCAACCTGGCGACGAGGACGTTAGCCTCTCAAATCAGGGACGACAGATACAAAGATGGCAGGAGCTTGAATGGAACCGATACAGACAGCAGActgaaaacattttcacaatATGGTTTTCGTGTAGTTGAAGACGGCATTTTTTGGTCCGAAGAACTTGAAGTGCTTGTACCTGCAG GTGAAAGTGACAACGATTGGCGGAGGACGTTGACCTCGATAAGAAACGCCACTGTGCTTGAGATGTACGACGACGCCCCCTGCGGTGATAGAACATCCAAGAAGAATGCGCTCATACGCCTATCAGACGGTAATCTGATGTGTGTCCGTTACAAGAGCTCCTGTTGGCTATATG GTGAAGTGCTTTCATTCCATTTGAGTCGCTTTCTTGGTTTCCACAACGTCCCGCTGGTGACATTGAGTCATCTGAACCAGGAGCACCCAAACTGGAGGAATCCCAGCGTCCAATGGACAATGAAAGAAAGTGGCTGGGACGAGGATGGAACTGTCTCGCTGATGCAATGGCTCGATGACGCCACAGAAGA CGTACCCGTTCCACCATTTGTAAAAGGAGACATAAAACAGTTGAATTCAAGCGATCCAACTTTACAGCAACTAACTCGTGACGAGCTGACCATATTAATACAGTATACAGACATGGTAATATTCGACTATTTAATTGGCCATTATGACAG GCTGATGTTCCATGAATTTCACAGCGACCTGAATCAGCCAACCCACAATGCACTTCGGCAAGGCAACAAACTCTGGCTGATCGACAATGAAACTGCGTTTTTCTTCGCTCTGAAGTTATCGCCAGCCCACCGCCTCGTGACGATGAGACGCTTCCTGGAGTCTGTCTGCATCTTTCGACGCAAAACCGTTGAACGAATGAGGACGCTGGCTTCTGACGTGGACTCGGCTGTAGAAATGTTCACGAACACCCTTTCGGATTGGGAGCCGACGTTCTCTGCTATGAGAGACACGATGTCTTGCAGGATACTTAAAAACTGGCCGTTACTTTACATTGATTACAAACAGACCTTGCGAGACAGGATAAAAGACGTGTATGCTCACATTAACAATTGTGAAAAAGCCGTTGGAAGCTAG
- the LOC139151225 gene encoding solute carrier family 52, riboflavin transporter, member 3-A-like, which translates to MGQKINRLFLPAVHTFVCLFGMASWLDINGLWIQLPILVNYLPEGWALASYLILIIQIANIGPIVFSVANKFTTRKIEIPTNYIIIVVGVIACLLLVPFWDRTSYVNGREHSTAFLILSGLLALVDCTSSLSFLAFMSSFPREFMSSYFVGEGFSALVPSVLGLIQGVGGNPECLDHTYINTTIIGNRTVNTTSYVTEYYYPPPRYSVELYFTLLAILLCLSLASFALLVHVPKISGIQENEKRGRNASDEKSVDNSFELYDVDKLTATELYDKGHGKSNPSDGKHAHMQDEFARKESNVSIYLGKETSHDSEKILTGTNTAFLSRGDWIYLLALQAWSCCLTNGVMPSIQSYSTLPYGNQAYHLAVTLGLTMIPTASLCVHWLPAKSNLSVGVLSGLATLVSAYILYLSLMSPYPPLCGNVWGPTLSVISWLMFYFIFTYVKVSIGGRFRELGRSALIWYGGVTQIGSFLGAIVIFPLVNVLYLFESNDPCQFTCY; encoded by the exons ATGGGGCAGAAAATCAACAGGTTGTTTCTCCCCGCGGTCCATACGTTCGTGTGCTTGTTCGGTATGGCTTCGTGGTTGGACATAAACGGACTGTGGATACAGCTGCCGATATTGGTGAATTACTTGCCAGAAGGCTGGGCGTTGGCCTCCTATCTCATCCTGATCATTCAAATAGCCAACATCGGGCCCATCGTTTTTTCGGTTGCCAACAAGTTCACGACGAGGAAGATAGAAATTCCGACCAAttacatcatcatcgtcgtcggaGTGATAGCGTGTCTTCTGCTGGTACCGTTTTGGGACAGGACTTCTTATGTGAACGGACGAGAGCACAGCACGGCTTTCCTGATACTCAGCGGACTCCTGGCGCTGGTGGACTGCACGTCTTCCCTGTCGTTCCTGGCATTCATGTCTTCGTTCCCGCGGGAATTCATGAGCTCATACTTTGTCGGGGAAGGGTTCAGTGCGTTGGTACCCAGTGTTCTGGGATTAATTCAGGGTGTGGGCGGCAACCCAGAATGCCTCGACCACACTTACATCAACACAACTATCATTGGAAACAGAACTGTGAACACAACAAGCTACGTAACCGAATATTATTATCCCCCGCCGAGATATTCAGTGGAGCTGTACTTCACCCTCCTTGCTATTTTGCTGTGCCTGAGCCTAGCCTCTTTCGCACTCTTGGTCCATGTACCAAAAATATCAGGAatacaagaaaatgaaaagcgTGGAAGAAATGCATCTGACGAAAAATCTGTCGATAATTCCTTCGAACTCTACGACGTTGACAAGTTAACGGCAACTGAGCTGTACGATAAAGGCCATGGGAAATCCAACCCTAGTGACGGCAAACACGCACATATGCAAGACGAGTTTGCGAGAAAAGAAAGCAACGTGTCGATATACCTTGGCAAAGAAACAAGCCATGACAGTGAAAAAATTCTAACAGGTACGAACACTGCATTTCTGTCACGCGGTGATTGGATATACCTGTTGGCGCTGCAGGCATGGTCGTGCTGCCTGACCAATGGCGTGATGCCGTCGATCCAGTCATATTCCACCCTGCCTTACGGGAATCAAGCCTACCACCTGGCGGTGACGCTCGGCCTGACGATGATTCCGACTGCCAGTCTATGCGTGCACTGGTTGCCCGCCAAGTCAAATCTGTCGGTTGGGGTACTTTCCGGTCTCGCTACACTGGTATCTGCATACATTCTCTACTTGTCTCTGATGAGTCCGTACCCTCCACTATGCGGTAATGTTTGGGGACCGACACTATCT GTTATTTCATGGTTGATGTTTTACTTCATCTTCACCTACGTCAAGGTCTCCATCGGAGGTCGGTTTCGTGAGCTCGGCCGGTCAGCTTTGATTTGGTACGGTGGCGTGACGCAGATCGGTTCATTTCTCGGCGCTATCGTCATCTTCCCGCTGGTCAACGTTTTGTATCTTTTTGAGTCCAACGACCCCTGTCAGTTCACGTGTTATTGA